A single bacterium DNA region contains:
- a CDS encoding TonB-dependent receptor, whose product MKYLLLFTVLSFVAPAAMGQTLTIIDEETGNPVVGVAATSRDPVARARSDVHGQLDLSRFRGSKAITFRRLGYQAVERSYASFGAEPTLNMRETLFHTDEVVVSATRWRQTKREVPERTVTIYPRDMYLENPQTAADLLTLSGEVYVQKSQMGGGSPMLRGFATNRVLITVDGVRMNTAIFRSGNLQNVISLDPNAIERTEVLFGPGSVMYGSDAIGGVMSFTTREARYADNGSMLLAGHAMLRGSSANAEKTGHVDVNLGWHNLALLTSVSYADYGDLRMGSDGPDEYLRTRYVEQGPAGDMLVANDDPELQVPTGYGQLNFMQKVHIRPSTDWDLSYGLQYSRSTDYARYDRLQRPKGDGLRSAEWYYGPQRWTMHSLHVLHNAATAAYDHLRITLAGQFFEESRHDRDFGKVTLYNRTEQVDAWSANVDAELALTTRQRLSYGVEAIYNEVHSSGTDLDISTGETIPGASRYPDGSTWSSLGAYAHYRNTLSDALTLQAGLRYSAVALDATFDNAFYDFPFSALRMRNNALNGSLGAVFAVSTSTLLSTQVSTGFRAPNVDDAAKVFDSSPGSVVIPNPDLGPEYATSVEASIDQQVDGILRLQLTGYYTWLRDALVRRNSTLNEQDSIMYDGTLSQVQSVQNAAEAWVEGIQASVEVHFGKGLRLLSHFNWQEGEEQLDDGSTAPLRHAAPWFGTTTLSYRLRSLELALSIQYNGEVAYEDLGTHVVSGTEYLYATDGEGRPYSPSWTIINLKAQYRLTDLVTLHAGVENIADLRYRPYSSGISAPGRNFIGSVTLDF is encoded by the coding sequence ATGAAGTATTTGCTCTTATTCACGGTGCTGTCTTTCGTCGCTCCGGCGGCGATGGGACAGACACTTACCATTATCGACGAAGAGACCGGAAACCCGGTGGTCGGTGTGGCTGCAACGTCCCGCGATCCGGTCGCGCGTGCGCGAAGCGACGTGCACGGACAGCTCGATCTCTCCAGGTTCCGCGGCAGCAAGGCTATCACTTTCAGACGTCTGGGATATCAGGCGGTGGAGCGCAGCTATGCATCCTTCGGCGCGGAGCCCACCCTCAACATGCGCGAGACACTGTTTCACACTGATGAGGTCGTCGTTTCGGCCACGCGATGGAGACAGACCAAGCGTGAGGTGCCGGAACGCACTGTCACCATCTATCCCCGCGACATGTATCTCGAGAACCCCCAGACAGCGGCGGATCTGCTGACACTTTCAGGTGAGGTGTACGTGCAGAAAAGCCAGATGGGAGGTGGATCGCCCATGCTGCGCGGCTTCGCCACCAACCGTGTGCTGATTACCGTCGACGGCGTGCGTATGAACACCGCCATCTTCCGCAGCGGGAATCTGCAGAATGTCATATCACTGGATCCCAACGCGATTGAACGCACGGAAGTGCTGTTCGGTCCCGGTTCTGTGATGTACGGCAGCGACGCCATCGGCGGCGTCATGAGCTTCACCACGCGTGAAGCGCGCTATGCGGACAACGGCAGTATGCTGCTTGCGGGACACGCCATGCTGCGCGGGTCAAGCGCGAACGCGGAGAAGACAGGACATGTAGACGTCAACCTCGGCTGGCACAACCTGGCGCTGCTCACCAGCGTCAGCTATGCTGACTACGGCGATCTGCGCATGGGCAGCGACGGTCCGGACGAATATCTGCGTACACGGTATGTGGAACAGGGTCCCGCCGGCGACATGCTCGTTGCCAACGATGATCCCGAGTTGCAGGTGCCGACCGGTTACGGTCAGCTGAACTTTATGCAGAAAGTGCATATTCGTCCTTCAACCGACTGGGACCTGAGTTACGGACTGCAATACTCACGCAGCACGGATTACGCGCGCTACGACAGGCTGCAGCGTCCGAAGGGTGACGGACTCCGTTCTGCCGAATGGTACTACGGTCCCCAGCGCTGGACCATGCACTCGCTGCATGTGCTGCACAACGCTGCGACGGCCGCGTACGATCATCTGCGCATTACGCTGGCGGGACAATTTTTCGAGGAGAGTCGGCACGATCGTGATTTCGGGAAAGTGACGCTCTACAATCGCACCGAGCAGGTGGATGCCTGGTCGGCGAACGTGGATGCCGAGCTTGCACTGACTACCCGGCAGCGGCTCAGCTACGGAGTGGAAGCGATTTACAACGAGGTGCATTCCAGTGGAACGGACCTGGACATCAGCACCGGGGAGACGATACCCGGCGCATCGCGCTATCCCGACGGCAGCACCTGGTCGTCCCTCGGCGCCTATGCACACTACCGGAATACGCTCAGTGATGCTCTCACGCTGCAGGCCGGCCTCCGCTATTCGGCCGTGGCGCTCGACGCAACATTCGACAACGCTTTCTATGACTTCCCCTTCTCCGCACTGCGCATGCGGAATAATGCCCTCAACGGCAGCCTTGGTGCTGTGTTTGCAGTAAGCACCAGTACGCTGCTGTCCACACAGGTTTCCACCGGTTTCCGTGCACCGAATGTGGACGATGCCGCCAAGGTGTTTGATTCCTCCCCGGGATCCGTCGTCATTCCGAATCCAGACCTGGGTCCCGAATACGCGACCAGCGTCGAGGCGAGTATCGACCAGCAGGTGGACGGCATCCTTCGCCTGCAGCTTACAGGATACTACACCTGGCTGCGTGACGCTCTCGTGCGCCGCAACTCCACGCTCAACGAACAGGACAGCATCATGTACGACGGTACGCTCAGCCAGGTGCAGAGCGTGCAGAATGCGGCGGAAGCCTGGGTTGAGGGAATACAGGCCTCGGTGGAGGTGCATTTCGGAAAAGGCCTGCGCCTGCTTTCGCATTTCAACTGGCAGGAGGGTGAGGAGCAGCTCGACGACGGCAGCACCGCGCCGCTGCGTCACGCCGCACCCTGGTTCGGGACGACCACGCTCAGCTACCGGCTGCGCAGTCTCGAACTCGCACTCTCCATTCAGTACAACGGGGAAGTGGCCTACGAAGACCTCGGCACGCACGTGGTGTCAGGGACGGAGTATCTCTACGCGACGGACGGTGAAGGACGACCGTACAGTCCTTCATGGACCATCATCAACCTCAAGGCACAATACCGCCTGACCGATCTCGTGACCCTGCATGCCGGTGTCGAGAATATCGCCGACCTCCGCTACCGCCCGTATTCCTCGGGCATCTCAGCTCCGGGACGCAATTTCATCGGTTCGGTCACACTCGATTTCTAG
- a CDS encoding helix-turn-helix transcriptional regulator, which translates to MTLREYVKAQRKRYGLTQVEAARKAGVGLRFVRDLEQGKESLQMDKVNQLLELFGAELGPVPLRREMMDADTSLMQSRAERLG; encoded by the coding sequence ATGACATTGCGAGAATATGTAAAAGCGCAGCGAAAACGGTACGGACTTACGCAGGTCGAAGCTGCGAGGAAGGCCGGGGTGGGACTGCGATTTGTCAGGGATCTCGAGCAGGGGAAGGAGAGTCTTCAGATGGACAAGGTGAATCAGCTGCTCGAGCTTTTCGGCGCGGAACTGGGTCCCGTTCCATTGCGCAGGGAGATGATGGATGCGGATACCTCGCTCATGCAGTCGCGTGCGGAACGGCTGGGATGA
- a CDS encoding phage tail protein produces MANYPLPKFHFSIEWSGSKIGFTEVTGLDMQVEAIEYREGSSPEYSKIKMPGLQKYSNITLKRGTFSGDIDFYNWMKTVSLNTVERRDVTISLLNESHEPVMTWKVRNAFPVKVQASDLKSDGNEVAVETLELAHEGLSIVD; encoded by the coding sequence ATGGCCAATTATCCTCTCCCCAAATTCCATTTCAGCATAGAATGGAGCGGAAGCAAGATCGGTTTCACCGAGGTCACGGGGCTCGACATGCAGGTCGAAGCCATCGAGTACCGTGAAGGCAGCTCCCCTGAATATTCGAAAATCAAGATGCCGGGACTGCAGAAGTACAGCAACATCACGCTCAAGCGTGGGACGTTCTCCGGTGACATCGATTTCTACAACTGGATGAAAACCGTGAGCCTCAATACCGTTGAGCGCCGCGATGTGACCATCAGTCTGCTCAACGAGAGCCACGAGCCCGTCATGACCTGGAAAGTGCGGAACGCCTTCCCGGTTAAAGTGCAGGCGAGCGACCTGAAATCCGATGGCAATGAGGTCGCCGTCGAGACGCTCGAGCTCGCGCATGAAGGATTGTCCATCGTCGATTAA
- a CDS encoding DUF4255 domain-containing protein, whose translation MIDKALLFLAKKVNQYFDAEYGPVTEDRLTVGNITKYVESDGGNDEDGTHALLTLVNLEEDRMAKNPENFHRTVDGIVYRNPKILLNVYALFTAIGNTYTTSLETISLIIRCFQGSHVFESSTEPDLDASLEKLSLELCTLNFEQVNHLWSTLGGKYLPSVLYKVRVVGIEDTGRDVEGDLIREVVLRDRVTQPK comes from the coding sequence TTGATTGACAAGGCTCTTCTTTTCCTCGCAAAGAAAGTGAATCAGTATTTCGATGCTGAGTATGGTCCTGTGACCGAAGACCGGTTGACGGTCGGGAACATCACGAAGTACGTCGAGAGCGATGGCGGAAACGATGAGGACGGTACGCATGCATTGCTGACGCTGGTCAACCTTGAAGAGGACAGGATGGCGAAGAACCCGGAGAATTTCCATAGGACGGTGGATGGTATCGTGTATCGAAATCCAAAAATCCTCCTCAACGTTTACGCGCTGTTCACTGCCATTGGAAATACGTACACGACTTCGCTGGAGACAATCAGCCTCATCATCAGATGCTTTCAAGGCTCGCATGTTTTCGAGAGTTCGACGGAGCCCGACCTCGATGCGAGCCTTGAAAAACTTTCGCTTGAACTTTGCACGCTCAATTTTGAGCAGGTCAATCATTTATGGAGCACGCTGGGCGGAAAGTATCTGCCTTCCGTGCTGTACAAGGTCCGCGTCGTGGGTATCGAGGATACAGGACGCGATGTCGAGGGTGATCTCATTCGTGAAGTGGTGCTGCGTGACAGGGTAACACAACCGAAATGA
- a CDS encoding VWA domain-containing protein produces MKQSTILQTVLCVMCMLMLPVAASAMLGNDETRADSLKKTDVENAVQTPVGTAAAVELDFKRVSVIWPMVELYFNVRCNGTLQNNIPKSSFKVVEDNLEVPDFTLSCPDTSVRCPMSTAIVLDASGSMSGAGNAGTKAAGRAFIDRMDGVLDEATIIWFNTTVNIAQQMTTLKPLLLSAVDGLPAGGGTAVWDGAYAGVIEIINNGVNQCRSVVVLTDGADNQSTRTPDEIIRLASRNHIRVFTVALTQFMDTSDLQRIAQETGGRFYQTSDPGDLTAMFEEICTIIFEGFHECVITYERDCADGATHSTHLSVDGVCGGSDARLREYQAPMDTTTFETIPIRLDHVVGAQQSSVLVPLRIDQLPSNPLHPVEFTVDYDSSKLTFNGFRTDGYLLDGKMVVETRHGNRVLLHLFVPVELPMSGVLGALSFTTAAVTQEVTTDVTLSDIDFSMGCIKGIPISGSVRIMLGAGPYIEYSGSTELCEGETRQLTAPDGYAGYLWSTSETTRSITVSTTGDYWVEVTDAQGKKDTSNTVSIIVYPIPQPDIYSASGGYQFCAGDSLLLEVAGGPFASYRWSNGKMTQSILVAESGSYFVTVTGAGGCRAVSDTITIEGLEEPHPVISYTGSLPICEGDTVVLDAGAFAAYRWSNNAQSRMITVTQEGSYFARVWTQEGCLGLTDTVQVRVEERPPKPVIEQYGPVLVSSKAVRYQWIKDGRWLSGKTNQYLDELEVGVYQVLVQGPNGCSSISDPFEIKSLGIDRPAYITALDVYPDPNNGFVHVAITSEKAVQWTLTVSNLLGEQLYEHRQSQPSTQLQQQIDMSSFVPGMYLLRVQSGEDSWTRRIMRQ; encoded by the coding sequence ATGAAACAGAGTACCATCCTGCAGACGGTTCTGTGCGTGATGTGTATGTTGATGCTGCCTGTTGCAGCATCGGCGATGTTGGGGAATGATGAGACGAGGGCTGATTCCCTGAAGAAGACAGATGTCGAAAATGCCGTACAGACTCCGGTCGGAACGGCGGCCGCGGTGGAGTTGGACTTCAAACGCGTCAGCGTAATCTGGCCGATGGTCGAACTGTACTTCAATGTCCGCTGCAACGGGACACTCCAGAACAATATCCCGAAATCCTCTTTCAAGGTCGTCGAAGACAATCTGGAGGTGCCGGATTTTACGCTCTCATGCCCGGATACATCCGTCCGCTGTCCCATGTCGACCGCGATTGTGCTGGATGCCAGCGGCAGTATGTCCGGTGCCGGGAATGCAGGCACGAAGGCTGCGGGCAGGGCGTTCATCGATCGTATGGACGGCGTGCTCGACGAGGCTACTATCATTTGGTTCAATACGACAGTGAACATTGCCCAGCAGATGACCACGCTAAAACCACTGCTGCTCTCGGCGGTGGATGGTCTGCCCGCGGGTGGCGGGACAGCGGTGTGGGACGGTGCCTATGCCGGCGTTATTGAGATTATCAATAACGGGGTGAACCAGTGTCGGAGTGTTGTTGTGCTGACTGATGGGGCGGACAACCAGTCCACAAGAACACCGGACGAAATCATCAGGCTTGCATCCAGGAATCACATCCGGGTGTTCACCGTGGCACTGACCCAGTTCATGGATACATCCGATCTCCAGAGGATTGCACAGGAGACAGGGGGACGCTTTTATCAGACATCCGACCCGGGAGACCTCACCGCAATGTTCGAGGAGATATGCACAATCATTTTCGAGGGTTTTCACGAGTGCGTGATTACGTATGAGAGGGATTGTGCGGACGGCGCAACACATTCCACCCACCTGTCGGTGGACGGTGTCTGTGGCGGCTCCGATGCCAGACTCAGAGAATACCAGGCGCCGATGGATACGACGACGTTCGAGACTATTCCCATCAGGCTGGATCATGTAGTGGGGGCGCAGCAGTCATCTGTCCTCGTGCCGCTTCGCATAGATCAGCTGCCATCAAATCCTCTGCATCCTGTGGAGTTCACGGTGGATTATGATTCCAGCAAACTCACGTTCAATGGCTTCCGTACCGATGGCTACCTGCTTGATGGAAAAATGGTGGTGGAAACGCGCCACGGAAACAGGGTGCTGCTCCATCTTTTTGTCCCGGTTGAACTCCCCATGTCCGGCGTCCTCGGCGCATTGAGTTTCACCACTGCAGCAGTGACGCAGGAAGTGACGACGGATGTCACGCTTTCCGATATAGATTTTTCCATGGGCTGTATCAAGGGAATCCCTATCTCCGGTTCCGTACGCATCATGTTGGGAGCAGGACCATATATCGAGTACAGCGGTTCGACCGAGTTGTGCGAAGGCGAGACAAGGCAGCTCACCGCACCGGATGGCTATGCAGGATACCTGTGGTCAACCAGCGAAACCACGCGCTCTATCACTGTCAGCACAACCGGGGATTACTGGGTGGAAGTGACCGATGCACAGGGCAAGAAGGATACCTCGAATACGGTATCCATCATCGTGTACCCCATTCCGCAGCCGGATATCTACAGCGCTTCAGGGGGATATCAGTTCTGTGCAGGGGATTCGCTGCTGCTTGAGGTCGCCGGGGGACCGTTCGCATCGTATCGCTGGTCAAACGGAAAGATGACGCAGAGCATACTTGTCGCGGAGTCAGGCAGCTACTTTGTTACCGTCACAGGCGCTGGCGGCTGCCGTGCGGTTTCCGATACTATTACTATTGAGGGACTGGAAGAACCCCACCCGGTGATTTCGTATACCGGCAGTCTCCCGATCTGTGAGGGTGATACCGTTGTGCTCGACGCCGGAGCGTTTGCAGCGTACCGCTGGTCGAATAACGCTCAATCACGCATGATTACCGTGACGCAGGAAGGCAGTTATTTTGCACGGGTATGGACACAGGAAGGTTGTCTTGGACTCACCGATACCGTGCAGGTACGGGTGGAAGAGCGTCCCCCGAAACCTGTGATCGAACAATACGGTCCCGTACTTGTTTCATCCAAAGCGGTACGGTATCAGTGGATAAAAGATGGCAGATGGCTTTCCGGCAAGACCAATCAGTACCTTGACGAGCTGGAAGTAGGCGTGTACCAGGTGCTCGTGCAGGGACCCAATGGCTGTTCCTCAATCTCCGATCCGTTCGAAATCAAATCCCTCGGTATCGACCGTCCCGCCTACATTACCGCGCTCGATGTGTATCCCGATCCCAATAATGGCTTTGTGCATGTTGCGATCACTTCGGAAAAAGCCGTGCAATGGACGCTCACGGTGAGCAACCTGCTGGGCGAGCAGCTTTACGAGCATCGACAGTCTCAGCCTTCCACACAGCTGCAGCAGCAAATCGACATGAGTAGTTTCGTGCCGGGCATGTATCTCCTGCGTGTGCAGAGCGGAGAAGACAGCTGGACACGACGCATCATGCGGCAGTAG
- a CDS encoding phage tail protein, translating to MATTGKPVAGGYYPPVGFHFKVEVLGIGNDNDSRFQSVSGLTLEFDVESIKEGGENRYEHKLPGRTKYPDLSLKRGLLTDSSVIEWCTDALQNREIKPAILRISLLNESHEPVMSWKLHNAWPRKWSVSDFNATDNSIAVETIDISYNYFEVET from the coding sequence ATGGCGACGACAGGCAAGCCTGTTGCAGGCGGATACTATCCCCCCGTGGGCTTCCACTTCAAGGTGGAAGTGCTCGGCATCGGGAATGACAACGACTCCCGCTTCCAGAGTGTGAGTGGGCTCACACTTGAATTCGATGTCGAGAGCATCAAGGAAGGCGGCGAAAATCGCTACGAGCACAAGCTGCCGGGGCGGACAAAATACCCGGACCTCTCGCTCAAGCGCGGACTGCTCACGGATTCCTCCGTCATCGAATGGTGCACCGACGCATTGCAGAACCGGGAAATCAAACCCGCGATCCTGCGCATCAGCCTGCTGAACGAAAGCCATGAGCCGGTCATGAGCTGGAAACTGCACAATGCATGGCCGCGCAAGTGGAGCGTCTCCGATTTCAACGCGACGGACAATTCCATCGCCGTCGAAACCATCGACATATCCTATAACTACTTCGAAGTGGAGACCTGA
- a CDS encoding phage tail sheath subtilisin-like domain-containing protein translates to MATSYKTPGVYIEEIPKLPPSIAQVETAIPAFVGYTEIAVKNGESLTLKPTRISSLLEFEEYFGGEHVPASVTVVVDDANNYAVDSVTLANSERFYLYDSMRLFFDNGGGDCYIVSVGNFDNAPELDGANSSMLDGLRALEKEDEPTILLFPDACNISVDDPTDTDLYSLQQQALAQCAKLQDRVAVFDLHEHTIDDHDQAVASFRNNIGINSLKYGAAYTPWLITSYPRTVDFPMFRTGVTRLSDSGAVDLGSITSDSTLNALVTTFNSAEAESAAVEAVITNIRSADATDGSLGGGTTLPTMKDKFMQMKLQVDASGDETAATANLNILLNFCRLALLDFQSLLGTLTTANMLNDLATYAKSNTLWRGAATAMIGLDRNADVDALSTIGDVNTAYSGIDLTWLGAAAPASVTATGTDYGDPGTASEVPGIARMIALDLQSAFNMLSAFADALREAASEYQTSAQEALYEKHSIIGNIVSAIEREWSKLPPSGAVAGIYARVDGTRGVWKAPANESIASVSGPLARITHEEQASLNVDSVAGKSINAIRNFTGRGTLVWGARTLKGNDNEWRYVNVRRFFNMVEESTKNATAGFVFEPNDANTWVKVQAMIENFLTVLWRQGALQGAKPEHAFYVSVGLGKTMTALDILEGRMIVEIGMAVVRPAEFIILRFSHKMAES, encoded by the coding sequence ATGGCAACATCGTATAAGACCCCGGGCGTGTACATAGAGGAAATTCCCAAGCTACCGCCATCCATCGCGCAAGTGGAAACCGCCATTCCGGCCTTTGTCGGCTATACCGAGATCGCGGTCAAAAACGGCGAAAGCCTCACCCTGAAACCGACACGTATCAGTTCACTCCTGGAGTTCGAAGAGTACTTCGGCGGAGAACATGTTCCGGCGTCCGTAACTGTGGTGGTGGACGATGCCAACAATTACGCTGTTGACAGCGTCACCCTCGCGAATTCAGAACGTTTTTATCTCTACGACAGCATGCGGCTCTTCTTCGATAACGGGGGTGGAGACTGCTACATCGTCTCCGTCGGCAACTTCGACAATGCACCTGAACTGGACGGTGCGAATTCGAGTATGCTTGACGGACTCCGTGCACTGGAGAAAGAGGATGAACCGACAATCCTGCTGTTCCCGGATGCGTGCAACATTTCGGTGGACGATCCGACGGATACCGACCTGTACTCGCTGCAGCAGCAGGCACTCGCGCAATGCGCGAAACTGCAGGACCGCGTTGCCGTCTTCGATCTGCATGAACATACCATTGACGATCACGACCAGGCAGTCGCTTCATTCCGAAACAACATCGGCATCAACAGCCTCAAGTATGGTGCCGCCTACACACCCTGGCTCATTACGTCATATCCGCGTACGGTGGATTTCCCGATGTTCCGCACCGGTGTGACGCGGCTGAGTGACAGCGGCGCGGTGGATCTCGGAAGCATCACCTCCGACAGCACGCTGAATGCACTCGTGACCACGTTCAACAGCGCCGAAGCGGAATCTGCCGCGGTCGAAGCCGTTATCACGAACATTCGCTCGGCGGATGCGACGGACGGCTCACTCGGTGGCGGCACGACGCTGCCGACAATGAAAGACAAGTTCATGCAGATGAAACTGCAGGTGGATGCATCGGGTGATGAGACCGCGGCAACGGCGAATCTCAACATCCTTCTCAATTTCTGCAGACTCGCACTGCTCGATTTTCAATCCCTTCTCGGCACGCTGACCACCGCGAACATGCTCAACGATCTCGCGACGTATGCGAAATCGAACACGCTCTGGCGCGGCGCGGCTACGGCCATGATCGGACTCGATCGCAATGCCGACGTGGATGCCCTGAGCACTATCGGGGACGTCAATACTGCCTACAGCGGCATCGACCTCACCTGGCTCGGGGCAGCTGCTCCAGCTTCGGTAACTGCCACGGGCACGGATTACGGTGACCCCGGCACGGCATCGGAAGTGCCCGGTATCGCGCGCATGATCGCACTCGACCTGCAGTCGGCGTTCAATATGCTCTCCGCATTCGCGGATGCGCTGCGCGAGGCCGCGAGTGAGTATCAGACCAGCGCGCAGGAAGCGCTGTATGAGAAACACAGCATCATCGGCAACATCGTCAGCGCCATTGAGCGCGAATGGAGCAAGCTGCCGCCCAGCGGTGCCGTTGCGGGGATTTACGCCCGTGTCGATGGTACGCGCGGTGTATGGAAAGCACCGGCCAACGAGAGCATCGCTTCCGTCTCGGGTCCGCTAGCCCGCATCACGCATGAAGAGCAGGCCTCATTGAACGTGGATTCCGTGGCTGGAAAATCCATCAACGCCATACGGAATTTCACCGGACGTGGTACGCTGGTCTGGGGTGCGCGCACGCTTAAGGGCAATGACAACGAGTGGCGCTATGTCAACGTCAGACGCTTTTTCAACATGGTGGAAGAGAGCACGAAAAACGCCACTGCCGGTTTCGTCTTCGAGCCCAATGACGCCAATACCTGGGTCAAGGTTCAGGCGATGATCGAGAACTTCCTGACCGTGCTCTGGCGACAGGGTGCACTGCAGGGTGCCAAGCCCGAGCATGCGTTCTACGTCTCGGTCGGACTCGGCAAGACCATGACGGCGCTCGACATTCTCGAAGGACGCATGATCGTGGAAATCGGCATGGCCGTTGTGCGTCCCGCCGAATTCATCATCCTGCGCTTCTCGCACAAGATGGCGGAATCCTGA
- a CDS encoding DUF1579 family protein, whose protein sequence is MKHLAMSLLLIFAALPCCLHAQPGEVPDNLKENLQQFTGVWDGTLEQNHENGFTAKIPTKTEGTFILDSNVIQLDFKLVIDNATRYQTRALIGWSRGLQCFVMYEASNQAQMMEARGNWRDNGRYLELKGERTFEDGTISIDHSFEFPEPDVMKIKLEYTDKEGKENNSYVTLKRK, encoded by the coding sequence ATGAAACATTTAGCAATGTCTCTGCTGCTGATTTTCGCTGCGCTTCCCTGCTGCCTCCACGCGCAGCCGGGAGAAGTACCAGACAATCTGAAAGAGAATCTCCAGCAATTCACCGGAGTGTGGGACGGGACTCTCGAGCAAAACCACGAAAACGGTTTCACTGCGAAAATTCCGACAAAAACAGAAGGGACGTTCATACTTGACAGCAATGTGATTCAGCTGGATTTCAAGCTGGTTATCGATAATGCAACACGATACCAAACGCGCGCGCTCATAGGATGGAGCAGGGGTCTGCAGTGTTTTGTGATGTACGAGGCCTCAAACCAGGCACAGATGATGGAAGCCCGCGGGAACTGGCGGGACAATGGCAGGTATCTGGAACTCAAAGGAGAGCGTACGTTCGAAGACGGCACCATATCCATTGACCACTCCTTCGAATTCCCTGAACCTGATGTGATGAAAATTAAGCTCGAGTACACCGATAAGGAGGGGAAGGAAAACAATTCATACGTGACGCTGAAACGAAAGTAG